A stretch of Paenibacillus sp. URB8-2 DNA encodes these proteins:
- the kdpB gene encoding potassium-transporting ATPase subunit KdpB: MSTRKSAMTRNIINQAIKQAFIKLDPRIMVRNPIMFVVEIGFLITLFLIFMPNAFNGNVSVGFNISVAFILLFTVLFANFAEALAEGRGKAQADSLKKSKKEITANKVSGNGIKQVPSTELRKGDVVIVALGEMIPGDGEVIEGLASVDESAITGESAPVIKEAGGDFSSVTGGTKVVSDRITVRITSDPGESFLDRMISLVEGAKRQKTPNEIALNTVLVSLTIIFLIVVTALPFFANYLDIHLEIPVLIALLVCLIPTTIGGLLSAIGIAGMDRVTQFNVLAMSGKAVEASGDINTIILDKTGTITYGNRMASEFVPVGNHNIQEVAAWAAISSVRDETPEGRSVLELLNKQGLSFEEKIAAGADFIEFKAETRMSGVDLQDGRKVRKGAVDAVKQWVAGQGGRIPEDLLANSNDIASAGGTPLAVAVDQTIYGLIYLKDTVKPGMRERFDQMREMGIKTIMCTGDNPLTAATIAAEAGVDDFIAESKPEDKIAVIRREQAEGKLVAMTGDGTNDAPALAQADVGIAMNSGTVAAKEAANMVDLDSDPSKIIEVVAIGKQLLMTRGALTTFSIANDIAKYFAIIPAMFMVAIPEMEILNVMRLHSPLSAVLSALIFNAVIIPLLIPLAMKGVAYKPMSSSKLLSRNLLVYGLGGVIVPFIGIKVIDLIVQFWL, encoded by the coding sequence ATGAGCACAAGAAAAAGCGCAATGACAAGAAATATCATCAATCAGGCGATTAAACAGGCATTTATTAAACTGGACCCGCGGATTATGGTGCGAAATCCCATCATGTTTGTGGTTGAAATAGGCTTTCTCATTACTTTGTTTTTAATCTTTATGCCGAATGCATTTAACGGAAATGTATCGGTTGGCTTCAATATTTCTGTTGCATTCATTCTGTTGTTCACCGTGTTGTTTGCCAACTTTGCCGAAGCGCTGGCTGAAGGAAGAGGCAAGGCGCAAGCGGATTCGCTGAAGAAATCAAAAAAAGAAATTACGGCAAACAAGGTAAGCGGAAACGGCATCAAGCAGGTGCCGTCCACGGAACTGCGCAAAGGTGATGTTGTGATTGTAGCCCTGGGAGAGATGATTCCGGGCGACGGAGAAGTTATTGAAGGATTGGCTTCTGTGGATGAATCTGCAATTACCGGTGAATCCGCTCCGGTCATTAAAGAGGCGGGCGGCGATTTCAGCTCAGTAACCGGAGGAACGAAGGTCGTTAGCGACAGGATTACGGTTCGCATCACCAGCGATCCGGGGGAATCCTTTCTGGATCGGATGATTTCTTTAGTTGAAGGGGCAAAACGCCAAAAAACGCCCAACGAAATTGCCTTGAATACGGTTTTGGTCAGTCTGACAATCATTTTCCTGATTGTGGTGACGGCCCTCCCGTTCTTCGCTAATTATCTGGACATACATCTGGAAATTCCCGTCCTGATTGCGTTGTTGGTTTGTCTAATCCCCACTACAATTGGGGGGTTGTTGTCAGCGATCGGAATCGCGGGCATGGACCGTGTGACCCAATTTAATGTATTGGCGATGTCCGGCAAGGCGGTTGAAGCATCGGGAGATATCAATACCATTATTTTGGATAAAACCGGAACCATTACCTATGGAAACCGCATGGCCAGTGAGTTTGTTCCTGTAGGAAATCACAATATCCAGGAAGTGGCGGCATGGGCGGCGATAAGCTCAGTTCGTGATGAGACACCGGAAGGGCGTTCTGTGCTGGAACTGCTGAACAAGCAAGGGCTATCTTTTGAAGAGAAGATTGCGGCCGGCGCGGACTTTATTGAATTTAAAGCAGAGACCCGAATGAGCGGCGTTGATCTACAGGATGGACGAAAGGTCCGGAAAGGGGCCGTGGATGCGGTCAAGCAGTGGGTTGCGGGCCAAGGCGGCAGGATTCCCGAGGATTTGCTTGCTAACAGCAATGACATTGCTTCGGCAGGGGGGACGCCGCTGGCTGTAGCTGTCGATCAAACGATCTATGGTCTTATTTATCTGAAAGACACCGTAAAACCGGGGATGAGAGAACGTTTTGACCAAATGAGAGAAATGGGCATTAAAACCATTATGTGTACAGGCGACAATCCGCTGACGGCTGCAACTATTGCCGCGGAGGCCGGTGTAGACGATTTTATTGCCGAAAGCAAGCCAGAGGATAAAATCGCCGTGATTCGCCGCGAACAAGCGGAAGGAAAACTGGTAGCCATGACGGGTGACGGGACAAATGATGCTCCTGCATTGGCTCAGGCGGACGTGGGAATTGCCATGAATAGCGGAACGGTTGCAGCCAAAGAAGCGGCCAACATGGTGGATCTTGATTCTGACCCGTCCAAAATCATTGAAGTTGTGGCTATCGGAAAACAACTGTTGATGACACGCGGAGCACTAACGACATTCAGTATCGCAAATGACATTGCGAAATACTTCGCGATTATCCCGGCCATGTTTATGGTGGCGATTCCTGAAATGGAAATTTTGAACGTCATGAGATTGCATTCGCCACTTTCGGCAGTCCTTTCCGCCTTGATTTTTAACGCCGTCATTATTCCGCTACTGATTCCATTGGCCATGAAAGGGGTGGCCTATAAACCGATGAGTTCTTCGAAGCTGCTAAGCCGCAACTTATTGGTTTATGGGTTAGGTGGAGTGATTGTTCCTTTTATCGGAATTAAGGTAATTGATCTGATTGTCCAATTTTGGTTATAG
- the kdpC gene encoding potassium-transporting ATPase subunit KdpC, giving the protein MKTITVTLRTSIALMIIVMIYQLVVTGIAQAVMPDQANGSLVYNSNNEVVGSRLIGQTFSAPGYFHSRISSIEYNAASSGTPNYAPSNPDMLKRTKEAVEVWKQENPKVAISEVPVDLITNSGSGLDPHVSVAAAEVQIPRVSESTGIPADQLKGLVAKHTKERELGLFGEPAVNVLLLNMDVQKIVSGQ; this is encoded by the coding sequence ATGAAAACGATAACTGTTACTCTGAGAACAAGCATTGCCTTAATGATCATCGTCATGATTTATCAACTGGTTGTTACGGGAATTGCTCAAGCCGTTATGCCGGACCAAGCCAATGGAAGTCTGGTTTATAATAGTAATAACGAAGTGGTCGGTTCCCGGTTAATCGGTCAGACGTTTAGTGCTCCCGGATACTTTCACAGCAGAATTTCCAGTATTGAATATAATGCCGCATCGTCCGGTACCCCCAACTATGCGCCTTCCAATCCCGATATGCTGAAGCGAACGAAAGAAGCGGTAGAGGTTTGGAAACAGGAAAACCCGAAAGTTGCCATATCGGAAGTTCCGGTCGATCTGATTACAAACTCCGGTTCAGGACTTGATCCGCATGTAAGTGTTGCTGCCGCGGAAGTCCAAATTCCGCGTGTTAGCGAAAGTACCGGAATACCTGCGGATCAATTAAAAGGGCTTGTAGCCAAGCACACAAAAGAGAGAGAGCTTGGCCTTTTCGGTGAACCTGCGGTCAATGTTCTCCTGTTGAATATGGATGTGCAAAAAATAGTCAGTGGACAATAA
- a CDS encoding histidine kinase yields MENYKRKSPEEILLSISKLHRGRLKIFIGAISGAGKTYHMLREGVALKQQGIDVVICAVSTLQRPETIEQLGTLERVPSIHWDCGGTEKKDLDVEALLQRNPEVVLVDGLAHRNRQGAARPTRWGDIQYLLDNGISVMTTVNVYELDGVREIAQKYMKIKVDETVSANLLELADEIRLIDVTPETLLQRFSEGHVRNSNAAPWFKRGNLGVLREIALRLVAEGVNDSLEKHREQMGMIGPSGATERILVSTQYHWNGSIYVRRGQQVAKRLNGELLVITFVKKNRPLSKEQSAFKQSLMKLIEKVGAEFAELPLHSRRKLPDKLIEYALDHSVTRILVGHSRQTRWQELWQGSVVNQILRKSRNMDIFIVADRAAHQGERIMPAKMVNSGESALYHRLSSQEVDERIGRIKRGKFKVFIGAAPGVGKTYTMLREGNHLLKKGTDVVIGLLETHGRKETSQQVLDLPTVERAKIQYSGTELEEMDTEAIIRRNPDLVLVDELAHTNVPGSKNRKRYEDVLEILNAGISVISTVNVQHLESLNDAVAQITGVRVRETVPDSILRMADEVELIDVAPQALQSRMKEGKIYAREKIEQALGNFFKMGNLIALRELALREIADDVDERLEAWERKSSLRGPWNKRELIFVCVKLSQDAEKLIRRGFRTAFRLKAEWIVMYVHTTKVMNEEELKKTQMLESLTNRLGGKFEIVSPGHSAKLADILLAKANERRATQIIIGQCDRPFWKRLWGGTVIKKLLRTARHMDILIVANYDPNIKRDSSS; encoded by the coding sequence ATGGAGAATTATAAGAGGAAAAGTCCGGAGGAAATATTATTATCGATTTCCAAGCTTCATCGCGGACGTTTAAAAATATTCATTGGCGCGATAAGCGGAGCGGGGAAGACCTACCATATGCTGCGGGAAGGAGTCGCGCTCAAGCAGCAAGGGATTGATGTCGTGATATGCGCAGTATCCACTTTGCAACGGCCAGAAACCATTGAACAATTGGGTACCCTGGAAAGGGTGCCAAGCATTCATTGGGACTGCGGGGGAACGGAAAAAAAGGACTTGGACGTGGAAGCATTGCTCCAGAGAAACCCGGAAGTGGTTCTCGTTGACGGCTTGGCCCACCGGAATCGGCAGGGCGCGGCACGTCCGACAAGATGGGGAGATATACAGTATTTACTTGATAATGGAATTAGCGTCATGACAACCGTGAATGTATATGAACTGGACGGTGTCCGAGAAATAGCGCAGAAATATATGAAAATTAAAGTCGATGAGACCGTTTCTGCAAATCTATTGGAACTGGCTGATGAAATCCGCTTAATCGATGTGACCCCGGAAACGTTACTGCAGCGTTTTTCTGAAGGACATGTTCGCAACAGTAATGCCGCACCATGGTTTAAACGGGGGAATTTGGGCGTATTGCGGGAGATCGCGCTTCGGCTCGTTGCGGAAGGTGTTAACGATTCGCTGGAAAAACATCGGGAGCAGATGGGGATGATTGGGCCTTCAGGAGCGACAGAACGGATTCTAGTCTCGACTCAATATCATTGGAACGGCTCCATCTATGTGCGCCGCGGCCAACAGGTAGCCAAGCGCCTGAACGGAGAACTTTTAGTGATCACATTTGTCAAGAAAAACCGTCCTCTATCGAAAGAACAGTCTGCTTTTAAGCAGTCGTTAATGAAGCTTATTGAAAAAGTGGGTGCGGAATTTGCGGAACTGCCCCTGCATTCTCGAAGGAAATTGCCAGACAAACTCATTGAATATGCACTTGATCATAGTGTTACCCGAATTCTGGTAGGGCACTCCCGTCAAACACGTTGGCAGGAATTGTGGCAAGGCTCAGTCGTTAATCAAATTCTCAGAAAATCGCGAAATATGGATATCTTTATTGTGGCAGATCGTGCTGCACATCAGGGAGAGCGGATTATGCCAGCCAAGATGGTAAACTCCGGAGAAAGTGCGCTCTATCATCGATTAAGCAGCCAGGAAGTCGATGAAAGAATAGGAAGGATTAAACGAGGAAAGTTCAAAGTTTTTATAGGCGCGGCTCCCGGAGTGGGTAAAACCTATACCATGCTGCGTGAAGGCAATCATTTGTTAAAGAAGGGGACGGATGTCGTCATCGGCCTTCTGGAGACACATGGGAGGAAAGAAACCAGCCAGCAAGTATTGGATCTGCCTACGGTGGAGCGGGCAAAAATTCAATATTCAGGAACGGAACTGGAGGAAATGGATACGGAGGCCATCATTCGGCGAAACCCTGATCTGGTGCTTGTCGATGAGCTAGCCCATACCAATGTTCCTGGAAGCAAGAACAGAAAACGCTATGAAGATGTGTTGGAGATTTTAAATGCCGGAATTTCCGTCATCTCCACTGTTAATGTGCAGCATTTGGAAAGCTTGAATGACGCAGTCGCTCAAATTACAGGGGTGCGGGTCAGAGAAACGGTTCCTGATTCTATTCTTCGTATGGCAGATGAGGTAGAACTTATTGATGTAGCGCCGCAGGCTCTTCAGTCCCGTATGAAAGAAGGGAAGATCTATGCCCGGGAAAAGATTGAACAAGCACTGGGCAACTTTTTTAAAATGGGGAATTTAATTGCGCTGCGAGAACTGGCACTCCGTGAAATTGCAGATGATGTGGACGAACGACTGGAAGCATGGGAGCGAAAAAGTTCTTTGCGAGGTCCATGGAATAAACGGGAGCTTATCTTTGTCTGTGTCAAGCTAAGTCAGGATGCAGAGAAGTTAATACGGCGAGGATTTAGAACTGCATTTCGTTTAAAAGCGGAATGGATTGTCATGTATGTGCACACTACAAAAGTAATGAATGAAGAGGAGTTGAAGAAAACACAGATGCTTGAAAGTCTGACCAATCGTTTAGGCGGAAAATTTGAAATTGTCTCCCCCGGACATTCTGCAAAGCTTGCAGATATTCTTCTTGCCAAAGCCAATGAGCGCCGGGCTACCCAAATAATTATTGGCCAATGTGATCGGCCCTTTTGGAAACGTTTATGGGGAGGCACTGTCATCAAAAAATTACTTCGCACGGCACGACACATGGATATTCTTATTGTCGCCAATTATGATCCCAATATCAAGCGAGATTCATCCTCCTGA
- a CDS encoding ABC transporter ATP-binding protein, whose amino-acid sequence MKYVKWIWDHLMMIRAGFQLAIVLLVLESFFGVASVYVQKYIIDDLFMQQKFELLPVLLSVYAIIFICSAILFVATPYTFVRNEYIITKIMTKNMFTRLFRFPISTFQKERAARFVQNLNSDVLDTGSLVSYLTPTGIRSMFEALIMLAIVGYSSIWVMVCVLAVCLLYIGNACFFAKRIKKAAAVVLEKRTDLTVHLEEGISSTREVVAFHRTEWESNRYQALFKKYFDAILQEGRTVNLQMLFSAPLRWGVAVSVVAVGGYQLIEGRLSLGTFVVVLQLVLQVMDKIHWLFDYAMMMIARFALIDRIEAFNGIPQIDNGTEALSGEVQSVQFQNVSFAYEDKKILNGLTAVLPVGKKIAFVGASGGGKSTVAQLLTRFYNPSKGEILVNGIPLTDIRRQDWMSRIAIVFQEPYLLADTIRQNLLFGREDTDEQLAGVLQDAQLLDTVMKLPNKLDETIGERGIQLSGGQRQRLALARAMLRDPDILILDEATSALDLETERKVQQLLDDKRSGRTTIIIAHRLSTVMNADIIFVMKDGQVVEEGTHEELLREGDLYPELVRTFEREAKDLASA is encoded by the coding sequence GTGAAATATGTGAAATGGATATGGGATCATCTCATGATGATCCGAGCCGGCTTCCAGCTGGCCATTGTGCTGCTCGTTTTGGAAAGTTTCTTCGGCGTCGCATCCGTCTACGTGCAAAAGTACATCATCGATGATCTGTTCATGCAGCAAAAGTTCGAGCTTCTGCCCGTTCTACTTAGTGTGTACGCCATTATTTTCATCTGTAGTGCCATCTTGTTCGTCGCCACGCCGTATACGTTTGTCCGAAACGAATATATTATTACGAAAATCATGACCAAAAACATGTTCACCCGGTTATTCCGCTTTCCAATCTCCACTTTCCAAAAAGAGCGAGCCGCCAGGTTCGTACAAAACCTGAACAGCGATGTGCTGGATACGGGTTCTCTGGTCAGTTACCTTACACCCACCGGGATTAGGAGTATGTTCGAAGCACTCATCATGCTTGCCATTGTCGGCTATTCAAGCATTTGGGTCATGGTGTGCGTCCTGGCCGTGTGCTTGCTGTATATTGGAAATGCCTGTTTCTTTGCGAAAAGGATCAAGAAAGCGGCAGCCGTCGTGCTGGAGAAGCGGACGGATCTGACGGTTCATCTGGAGGAAGGGATCTCCTCGACACGGGAGGTTGTTGCCTTTCACAGAACTGAATGGGAGTCGAACCGCTATCAAGCCTTGTTTAAAAAATACTTTGACGCGATCCTGCAGGAAGGGCGGACCGTCAACCTTCAGATGCTGTTCAGCGCGCCCTTGCGGTGGGGGGTTGCCGTTTCGGTTGTAGCCGTAGGCGGCTATCAGCTGATTGAGGGCCGACTGAGCCTTGGCACCTTCGTGGTCGTCCTTCAATTGGTACTGCAGGTAATGGATAAAATCCATTGGCTGTTCGATTACGCCATGATGATGATCGCGCGCTTCGCTTTAATCGATCGCATCGAAGCTTTCAATGGTATTCCGCAAATCGATAACGGGACGGAAGCCCTCAGCGGCGAGGTTCAATCCGTCCAATTCCAGAACGTCAGCTTTGCTTATGAGGATAAAAAAATACTTAACGGCCTCACCGCCGTCCTTCCTGTCGGAAAGAAGATCGCATTCGTCGGAGCAAGCGGCGGTGGCAAATCGACCGTGGCCCAGCTTCTCACCCGCTTCTACAACCCAAGCAAAGGCGAAATTCTGGTGAACGGGATTCCGCTTACCGATATTCGTCGGCAGGACTGGATGAGCAGGATTGCGATCGTATTCCAGGAGCCTTACCTGCTCGCCGACACGATCCGGCAGAACCTGTTGTTCGGCCGGGAAGACACGGATGAACAGCTTGCCGGCGTGCTGCAGGACGCGCAGCTTCTTGATACGGTAATGAAGCTGCCGAACAAGCTGGATGAAACCATAGGGGAACGGGGCATTCAGCTCTCCGGAGGCCAGCGTCAGCGTCTAGCCCTGGCGAGAGCGATGCTGAGAGATCCCGATATTCTCATCCTGGATGAAGCCACATCCGCCCTTGATTTGGAGACGGAAAGGAAGGTGCAGCAACTGCTGGATGACAAGCGCTCGGGGCGAACAACGATCATCATTGCGCACCGGTTGTCCACGGTAATGAATGCAGACATCATCTTCGTCATGAAAGATGGGCAGGTCGTCGAGGAAGGCACGCATGAGGAGCTGCTAAGAGAAGGCGACCTTTATCCGGAATTGGTTCGAACCTTTGAAAGAGAAGCCAAAGACTTGGCGAGTGCGTAA
- a CDS encoding ABC transporter ATP-binding protein, with translation MSQVSEAVTVNQAEYPQEHRFRLYLWVVSYLRPYAGQLTVIVLCGLIAAAGELVIPKMIEHLVDNIIPDKNKSAFTSMLLLLIGIVAFSVSASLLRNLLQRAVGSKAARDLQFSVLQKLRKLGFSYYEQRPVGETLSLMNNQVHAVQELYTSFFPDMLELALFVILAVSVMVSGSLKLTLVAVPFFLIYYAVGPSLDRKTTEWNERMNTQRMDYNRKIHESVSGIRDFRAFSAENWDLQRGLRLYQTVTDTTLKWVFFIHTRWSIRRVFFDAGAVALFIFGYWFIRNQTLTVGAFLSFFLIYSVVMFKLSMLIGNLAQQGMMLEQANPIRRLMLLKPLVEEPEHPIPMGTVNGRITFKDVGFHYPNRPPVIRDFSLDIRPGERLAFVGTSGNGKSTLLKLINRFYDPQEGTIELDGVPITRLSFQDLRGSIGYVFQESYLFGFSVRENIRFGRPEASDEEIEQAAKAAMAHEFILQLPQGYDTLVGDRGMKLSGGQKQRIAIARMLISDPRIVLLDEATSALDNVSEGEVKTALDRLFQGRTMIAVAHRLSTIKDFDRIVVVDEGTIAEIGSYEELIAREGIFYNLAQGQGQTVAITGDSEDTL, from the coding sequence TTGAGCCAAGTTTCTGAAGCTGTGACCGTAAATCAGGCAGAATATCCGCAAGAGCACCGTTTCAGGCTTTATCTGTGGGTTGTATCCTATCTTCGGCCTTACGCGGGCCAACTTACGGTGATCGTGCTGTGCGGACTGATTGCCGCCGCGGGAGAGCTGGTCATTCCGAAGATGATCGAGCATCTGGTCGACAACATCATTCCGGACAAAAATAAAAGCGCTTTTACAAGTATGCTTCTCCTGCTCATTGGAATCGTGGCGTTCTCCGTCTCCGCTTCTCTTCTTCGCAATTTGCTTCAAAGAGCGGTCGGAAGCAAAGCCGCGCGTGATCTGCAGTTCTCCGTTCTCCAGAAACTGCGGAAGCTTGGCTTTTCCTACTATGAACAGCGTCCCGTAGGCGAAACGCTCTCTTTGATGAACAATCAGGTGCACGCGGTGCAGGAGCTGTACACCAGCTTTTTTCCCGATATGCTGGAGCTTGCGCTCTTCGTCATTCTCGCCGTTTCCGTGATGGTGTCTGGCAGTCTCAAATTGACATTGGTTGCCGTTCCGTTCTTCCTGATCTACTATGCCGTAGGGCCGAGTCTTGATCGAAAGACCACGGAGTGGAATGAGCGCATGAATACACAGCGGATGGACTATAACCGCAAAATCCATGAATCGGTGTCAGGCATCCGCGACTTTCGGGCTTTTTCCGCTGAGAATTGGGATTTGCAGCGTGGGCTTCGGCTGTATCAGACCGTCACGGACACCACCTTGAAATGGGTATTCTTCATACATACCCGCTGGAGCATCCGAAGGGTGTTCTTCGACGCCGGCGCGGTCGCGCTGTTCATATTCGGCTATTGGTTTATTCGTAATCAGACGTTAACTGTAGGCGCTTTCCTTTCCTTTTTCCTCATTTACTCTGTCGTCATGTTCAAATTATCCATGCTGATCGGCAATCTTGCGCAGCAAGGGATGATGCTGGAGCAGGCCAATCCGATTCGCAGGCTCATGCTGCTGAAACCACTTGTGGAGGAACCGGAGCATCCCATTCCCATGGGAACTGTAAACGGCCGAATTACTTTCAAGGACGTCGGCTTCCATTACCCGAATCGCCCGCCGGTCATCAGAGACTTCTCGCTCGACATCCGGCCCGGTGAAAGGCTGGCCTTTGTCGGCACAAGCGGCAACGGAAAATCGACTTTACTCAAGCTGATTAACCGCTTCTATGATCCTCAGGAAGGAACGATCGAGCTGGATGGGGTCCCCATCACCCGCCTGTCTTTTCAAGATTTAAGAGGAAGCATTGGTTATGTCTTTCAGGAGTCGTATCTGTTTGGCTTCTCCGTCAGAGAGAACATTCGCTTTGGACGGCCGGAGGCGTCGGACGAAGAGATTGAGCAGGCTGCGAAAGCGGCCATGGCGCATGAATTCATCCTTCAGCTTCCGCAGGGCTATGACACTTTGGTCGGCGACCGCGGCATGAAGCTGTCTGGCGGACAGAAGCAAAGAATCGCGATTGCCCGCATGCTGATCTCAGATCCGAGAATCGTCCTGCTGGATGAAGCAACTTCCGCGCTGGATAATGTGTCCGAGGGAGAAGTGAAGACGGCGCTGGATCGTCTCTTTCAAGGCCGTACGATGATTGCCGTCGCACACCGATTATCGACTATAAAGGATTTTGACCGGATTGTGGTCGTGGATGAAGGGACAATCGCAGAGATCGGTTCCTATGAAGAGCTAATCGCCCGGGAAGGCATCTTCTATAATCTGGCCCAGGGGCAGGGGCAAACGGTCGCTATTACCGGTGATTCGGAGGATACGCTGTGA